Proteins encoded by one window of Terriglobales bacterium:
- the ispD gene encoding 2-C-methyl-D-erythritol 4-phosphate cytidylyltransferase — protein sequence MKVIVIIPAAGLGTRMVGPAKGQRAAKQFTEIGGVPILVHTVRKFVAVPQVTEICVALRKPEMSHTEERLKTEAGSKRLRVVEGGEHRQESVANALAAVQAAPDDIVLVHDAVRPFVDSDIIGNVIQAAQKYGAAIAGLPAMDTVKQVDRTAEGAIVTSTIPRERVVMAQTPQGFRYQVIKKAFDEALADGFTGTDEASLVERSGHEVAVVMGSPRNIKITTPADLELAELFMSQDKGAKALTG from the coding sequence GCCGGACTGGGGACGCGCATGGTGGGCCCCGCCAAGGGACAGCGCGCCGCCAAGCAGTTCACCGAGATCGGCGGCGTGCCCATCCTGGTGCATACGGTGCGGAAGTTCGTCGCCGTCCCGCAGGTCACAGAGATCTGCGTCGCCCTGCGCAAGCCGGAGATGTCCCACACCGAAGAGCGGCTGAAGACGGAAGCCGGGAGCAAGCGGCTGCGCGTGGTCGAGGGCGGCGAGCACCGCCAGGAATCAGTGGCCAACGCCTTGGCCGCTGTCCAGGCCGCGCCCGACGACATCGTCCTGGTGCACGATGCCGTCCGCCCCTTCGTGGATTCCGACATCATCGGCAACGTCATCCAGGCGGCGCAGAAGTACGGCGCGGCCATCGCCGGCCTGCCCGCGATGGACACGGTCAAGCAGGTGGACCGCACCGCCGAGGGCGCCATCGTCACCAGCACCATCCCCCGGGAGCGCGTGGTCATGGCGCAGACGCCCCAGGGCTTCCGCTACCAGGTCATCAAGAAGGCATTCGACGAGGCACTGGCCGACGGCTTCACCGGCACCGACGAGGCCTCGCTGGTCGAGCGCTCCGGACATGAGGTCGCCGTGGTCATGGGCTCGCCCCGCAACATCAAGATCACCACCCCGGCGGACCTGGAACTGGCGGAGCTCTTCATGTCGCAGGACAAGGGGGCCAAGGCCCTGACCGGCTGA